TATGAGCGTATGTCAGCGTATATCAGCATATATTAGTGTATATTAGTGTATATGTGCCCTTATTGTATGGTGTTACTAAGTAAAATAAAGGATTAGGGCTTTTCTAATATTTAGCACTGCCTTAAGGACTAATTAATGGCCCAGACACTTTCCACACTGTCTGATCTCTGTATATCAGTATATATCAGTGTATATCAGCGTATCTCAGAGCATATCAGTATATATAAGTTTATATCAGTATATATCAGCATATATCAGTGTTTATCAATGAATATCAGTATATATATCATTGTATATCAGcgtatatatcaatatatatcagCGAATATATCAGCGTATATCAGCGTAAGTAATcctgaaagcctgaattacatACAGTACGTCACTTACAGTCCAGATAAACTCAGCACACGGTTATTCACTGAACTCTACACACagtcaggcagcagcagcaggacgtATACAAACAAACAGGGTAAAATTAGCCTGCAGGCATGTTGGGGAGAGTTCATGTGGTCGGGAATGGCTCTGAATATCAGCACAGGTTCCTCTGACTCACAGCACTGATAACAGACAGAGAGCACCCCTTAGTGGACACATTAATGAAGTGCATCTTAAGCCTACATTATAGGGCAGCGATTCTCAACTGGGTACCCGGACACAATCACAGCTTGagagcttgtaaaaaataaaaatatttaaaaataatcaaaatttaaaaaaaagatatataatgcTCATCTGCTCATATAATGCTCATATAATGCTCATCtgattctgagagagagagagagtttcttatTAATGTACTCTGAAAGCAGAggtatgcagagaagtgaaatatctaattgTGTGGTCTTATTTATATTGTGAAGTTTTgatactttattttaatatattttatacatgtagttgtcttAAAAAATAATCTTTGCATGCACATGTATGTTTAAACGGGTTTTTAAAAGCTaaattttctaaaataaattagtttggtttgtataaaagtgggtcacgacttaatgaccatgagaaaatatgagtatttacgtatatatttatataacttaaCCAGATCATTTGTTaccactgttttattatttactgctACATTTATTGCTGTAGAGAACAGTAGGCAGTTATTAACTTACTGTAATAAATTAAGCTGATAAACAGCAGCTATGCTATAAATTATAAGAAATACTGTATGACTTGCTTACTTTGAATACGAAAGCCACTCTAGAAACATAATCATAGCTAAGCACTATAGTGAATTCATAAGGCATAACACATTTGGCCATACACATTCATAAaagtgtataacacattatagctatgttaattatgcattatgaattgtgtttatattgtatCCTAGACTGTGCTTGTAATATGTTACACATCTGGGTTAAAATATCCTGTTTCTGTtactattaatactgtatattacagtGATTGTTACTTTACTTTACGAGTGCACGACGACACATTATAAAATTCCCCCTACAAACGTGAACTTTTAAGAactttacacactcattcactttgCCAGCCTAAAGCTTTATACCACTATATTTGCACTATagttatacgggttctgtttatacttgtgcTGTCATTCCCTTTTAATCACCTCCTTATAACTATTGCACTATTTTCTTTTGTCTCATGTacgtctatttgtgtccttgttgtattgtatatatagtgcctcccattcttttatatttatatttttatcttgctaTTTTTTATCGTGCTTTAATTTTTGGGAAGGACGTCATTTCAATTATCtctatgtcctgtacatatgcagtattgacaataaaactacttttaCAACTTGAAATTATAAACTAGtataagctattataatatttaatatatatttatatttaatatttcaagCAATACAAGATGTATATTTTACACACTGACACTCCATAAATCCAGCTGAACAATATGTAATTGATCAatgtgctatagattgctaaaatagggcccaaagtctCTTAGAATCATAACTAATTGGCCAAAAAACTCATCCTTTGAGATTCTTGAGACCATCAAATCCTTCTATTCGAAAAATAGCTGTTATTAGACATCTAGTGTCATTCTTGTGATATTTCTGATATGTACGCTACTAAAAGTGGATGTTATATAGTGTAAACAGAGTAGGATTCATATCTAATATAAAGGACATCGACCTTACCTTTCTGCCAGAGAACAGCATGCAGAGCTGGTGCATGGACCCCCCGTTCTTCGTCAGCTCCTTCTTCAGGGTTTTGGGCGAGGGCAGCGTCCAGCCTCCCTTGTGGCCGGAGGAAGCCTCCAGGCAGTTGATGGCGTTGTCAGAAGTGAAGCAGGTGCCGCGGGGGTCTTGCAGAAGGCTGCCCTCACTGTGGGTGCGACGCCTCAGCGAGTTCTGCACGCTGAGCCCTCCGGTGCCTCCGTGCTTCTCGCACGacactccctccaccatgcttctcCGTTTACTGTCTCTACGCTCTAGGAAGTTGTCATCActatcctcttcctcttcttcttcttcctcctcctcgtcttcatcatcctcctcataCTCCTCGTCGGTGGCGGGTGAGGAGAGGGCGTCGGCGCTGAAGGAGCGGTCCAGGCGGAGCTCAGGGATGACGAAGGACGAGGATGAAGACGAAGGAGGTGCGTTAGTGTCGGGAGCATCGGAGGCATTGTCTTCGTCCACTTGCAGCAGCAGTTGCCTTTCTTCTAACTTGCAGGTCTCCTCTCCatcctcttctctttcttcttcctcctcttcttcttcttcttcttcctcatccATCCCCTCTGCCAGAGTCTTCCTCAcaacctcctcctcttcctccagttCTTCTTCTTCACCTCGGTATTCCTTGTCCACGCTTTTCCAGATTTCGCTCAGGCTGCCCTCGTTGCTCTTGCCGTCCTCACCCTCTGTGGACGGCGGAGGTGTCGGGGGCACCAGGTGTCGGGTCTCCTCCAGCGGAGTGAGGAGCTCGCTGGGATGGGGGCTGCTGGCCGTGGTGGCCGGGGCATCTGAGGGGCTTCCCAGAGAGTGCTCGTCCTCCGACGGGCGCCGGCGAGCCCCCAGATCGCACTGCTCGTCCAGCTTGGGCTCCAGCATCTGatgacaagataagacaagataaatCGAGTTTAGTTAGAGGTCAGGATGAGACAAGATACAGTGGTTGGCAAAAGATATCATATTCATTCccaatttgaatatatatatatatatatatcccccatcacaggtgatggcacaacacaaggagggtgataCACGTGAAGatcagactccgcctttttttgaactgctgctgatacagcattgccgagtagcatcacagcacacacggaggaaagcacagcgactgggttccgatacatcagctcacagacgcagccttgtgttgatcgacatcaccctaggagtgatgagaggaaagagcgccatctactgtacccacccagacagagcaagaccaattgtggcaagctgcatgaccgggatttgaaccagcgatctctcgattacagtagcagcgctttagaccgctggaccactcgactgCCCACCCCAGTCAACACTGCTCCAAAGCAAGAAGCAAAGCAGGACTTGCACCAAAATTACAGCCCAAAAGAATAGCGCTGGTCTTGTATAACAATGTAATCTGCTGTGTGGTTTACCCGTCAACCGAGTGTGGAAATGCCTGAGGTTATGGATTGCATGATTCAGGCTTATTTTAGTAGGTTATAACTGCACTCGGCTTCTTCTGTTACTTTAATCCAGATTGCCTGAACGAGCCAAACTAAACccagaacatttttatttgtgtatgtgtgcgcgTGTTTATGtctaattttaaaacaaaaatgtccTAGACAATCCCACACAATTCTGCTGGACGAGAGGGAGGACAGAAAAAGTACCTATTACtggaataaaaaacacaaaaaacacaactcAACAAACTCAAGGCTTTAGAGAGACCCAGTCAAATTCAGAACGATTTTCTGACCAGAAACTAACCAAACTTTTCATATAACAACATAAAAATGCCAATGCCTTCAAAACCACATCTTTTCCAAGGAAGCCTGTGTGTTTTTCAATAAAACAATGCATAAAACCACATGCTGTAGAAATTGCATTACAAAACCACGGGGGGGGGGTGGGATTTGAGGTCTCAGAACAACATGTGACGCCTTCAAAACCACATCTTTTCCAAGGAAGTCCATGCATTTATCAATAAGACAATGCtgcatatagatagatagatagatagatagatagatagatagatagatagatagatagatagatagatagatagatagatagatagatagatagatacaaaaagtgccaaagtcagagctcacctgcttctaaAAGCGAATCACACATTCGAcatctgacacactgattggcttatttcacaaaattaaccacacccatgattaattaagagaattagtacacgccttttatGCGTTTCAggctgtgcaaggtgtattttttgccctctcacgataccaaagacacaccgacacaccttaaatccagctgcacgatatgcaattgaccggtgcactatagatcactaaaataggatccTTTATGTATTAGTAACATACAATCACTCCATGAATGGACGTACAATCTCTACTGTGTATTCTGACAGTTTACTCTGTGAGCTACTACACTGGTGTACAGTTACACTCGTCTTTTGTTTGTAGTAAATGTGATAAGCACTTTGTtggcagttctctctctctctctgtctctctctctcacatacatatgtatatctccctatatatgtatatatatatatatatatatctttttctctctttctctcacactcaccatacacactctctctaagtctctctctctctctctctcacatactctctctacatatctctctctctctcacatactctctctatatatatctctctctctccctctctctctctctctctctctctctatatatatatatatatatatatatatatatatatatatatatatatatatattgattcaattctcaatgttcttttttctttttttttacagcagagaggcctatgccagttttagattagtctatggtcagtcattggtttgatttatcaaatttacaatatcttatttcaaaaggtgggcttgatataagtgatgcaaagtgatacaagtgatctgtaatacaccacattaggcactaatggtcaaatttaaataatttaattaagatatatatgtaatgccatctagtggcttttttggtagcagcagtgtacgctattaaaacagcaatgtgcaacataacaaaataaataataaaaaaacaggaacagtcatgtacaaaataatagaacaattagagccttaacaaactgaactctatcctactgtaacagttaaacatgagaaATAAGACtctttcggtccctgagaatgacaagtttttttctttaataaagatatattattaactttatctgagagaaagatgctccttaaggtaccaaaattattaacatatttgagtctagaaaaaacaactgttatttttatattttcaagtttttctttaagaagatgagaatgtccacattcctTGGAGAAAGGGCTGCGCACatatcgtcgatcctctttttgacttcaaggctcgaggccatgacataatttcgatcgatttcaatgaaatatcgaaatcgtgacaacccttatatatatatatatctttctttctctctctctctctctctctctcacgtactctctctctctctctctctctctctctctctctgtctctctctcgtgaGCTAACTTTACAGTTACAGCGTACTGTAACTCGGCTCTTTCCAGGAAGGAGGGAGTGCCCTGCTACAATCCGAGCTATTCTTTAATGCCTGATCGGTAATTCCCAGTATTCCATTTGTTCCAGGCCACATGTTCAGAACGACGCTGCTTCTGAAAGGTCAGGAGCGATGCAGGTTTAGTGAAACATTTACAGCGCTGAAAGTCAGCACACAGGAACTAATGCAGATAGTGGATCCAGGCGTGAACACAAATATACTGTCCAATATATGTTCAAACACTTGTGAACACCTCGTCAAATGAAACGTTTCAGCTAATTTAAGTTTTGCCCATTGCTGACACTGATACAGCACAGTACATATGCACACACAGACAGCTTGACTTGCCTTTACTGCCAATTGAGTAGGACTatatacactcaccggccactttattaggtacaccttgctagaaCCGGGTTGGACTGGGTCTTATTCCTcgtggcacagattcaacaagcTACTGGAAACATTTCCcagagattctggtccatattaACATGTGAGCATCATGCAGTtactgcagatttatcagctgaACATCCATGATGATCCATGATCCATCTCCTGAaactccaccacatcccaaagctgctctattgttggattgagatctggtgactgtggaggatgttccagtacagtacagaactcatTGATGTGttgaagaaaccagtctgagatgattggtGCTTTATTGCATGGAGCATTATCCttctggaagtagcatcagaaggtacaggtacactgtggtcataaagtgATGGAGGACAtgatcagcaacaatactcaggtaggctgtggtgtTGCTCAATGACacaatgctcaattggtactaatgagaCCAAAGTGTGCCAGGAAAATTCTTccatgtttgctgcaactgccagatcaggagaatctctcactatctttaataaactcctgaagacagagctcttcaaagagcacttactctcctaacacctctaactaactaccttctactaccagatcaggataatctctcactatctttaataaactcctgaagacagagctcttcaaagagcacttactctcctaacacctctaactaactaccttctactaccagatcaggagaatctctcactatctttaataaactcctgaagacagagctcttcaaagagcacttactctcctaacacctctaactaactaccttctactaccagatcaggagaatctctcgctatctttaagaaactcctgaagacagagctcttcaaagagcacttactctcctaacacctctaactaactaccttctactaccagatcaggagaatctctcactatctttaataaactcctgaagacagagctcttcaaagagcacttactctcctaacacctctaactaactaccttctactaccagatcaggagaatctctcactatctttaataaactcctgaagacagagctcttcaaagagcacttactctcctaacacctctaacacactaactacttctaacctcatctccttcttccccttctctactcctctatcccattatttccctttgacctcctttaggccctacctaaagatgttttacctttaacttctattcattattgtaagtcgctttggacaaaagcgtccaCCAAATgtcatgaaatgtaatgtaatgtaatgtaatgtggttGTAAttttctgaaggcagttgattgcaatggattttatttagggtttttagagtaatttttatttgattacatttttgaaaatctcaattaaatacatttaagtttatggttgttaggtgacaaaatgtggaaaagttcgaggggtatgaatacttttgcaagccactgttttTCAGGCAGCAAAGTTAAGACTTAAAGCGGTAGCATTCTGTAAATATCACTTTAAGGCCTGGACTACAGCACAGTTTTCAGAAAGTAGCATCAACAGATAAACAGATTGTATCACGTTCAGCCCTCCAACATCTATTTTGTCGTCAGCCTGACTAAAATTAAGCCCCAAAAGCGTGCGTCTCTGCGCCAAGGACGTTTTTAGAAAGAAAGACTTCGTTGGTGGGTTTTTAGAAGCGATTCCCATCGGTTTCCTTGGCTGCCAGAACACTGCGGGGGAGACAATCTACTTCAGGAAGTCTCTCCCACAACAATTCAGCTGATGCCAAAAGCGTCTGCCCACATTTAGTACCTGACAAACAGTGAAAAATTAGATTATTGGCCAAAACTATGTCAGCGCCGGGATGTGTCGCCCGGCTCCCCCTAGTGCCGGAGCCTGTCGCTCTGCCTCTCCCTGCAGAGAGACATGAAGAGACGGGGGACAGACAGATTCCCTCCGAAGCTGCATCTTCATCCGAGCATATGACAGGCTCCAGGTGGGCTCTTTCACGTGCAGCCAAGTGAAGCAAAACCAATAAATCGTGAACAGACAACATCCTCCTCGCTGACAGGATTAGTTATTAACAGCCTTATAAAAGTGGGGATGTCCTGTTTCTCCTGTCTGGTTcacttttttccagaactgtctCCATATTCGCCAAGTTCAACTGGGGACCCGGGGTGTGCAATACTGTACCATACATAATGTACTACACACAATAATATCATGATACACATcatcaatacatgtgaagtcagactccgcctctttttgagcttctgatgatgcagcatcacagcgctaacgctcggagaaaaacgcagggactcggttctgatacatcagctcacagacgcagccttgtgttgatccacatcaccctaggagcaaTAAATGGAAAGAGCACCacttactgtacccacccaaacagagcaaggccaatcatGCTCTCTCgggtctccggcagctgatggctgataagctgcatgaccaggattcgaagcAGCAATCtcctcctgatcataatggcagcgctttaatccgctggaccatttggagcccctgcaataactttatttttattaatactttAATTCTTTCTAATCATAGAGTTATTTTTAGCTACTTCATGTTTTAGTCCTTCTAATAATGTATCCCTCtaatttattgctttacattttagcctgtccacgtgtccttttattttacattatttaatttattcttaattaaatcttatatttttttatttgttgtttgtttttccaATGCTTTTACAACTTAATTTTTATTTAGCTTACAAAGcttattgtactttaagtgaactactgtagcagctgttttttacacactttgctaaaaatgtggaaaaatatatatttggaaataagtattttagaagtatatcgaattacattaaattaaaagtgtactttatagtactttatagtagttacctgtactgtatgtggcagagtaatacatggagagcttcggttacagtgcattaccggctgataatggcactcatagaacgactctcagccagtcacattgcagggtcagaactaaccgTGGTAtaattagacatttctcaatatgttttaggtacaattaagtatatttctttttttcaccagggtaaacTGGCCTGCATCTCCTCTGAGAGCTCTTGGATCAGCCATGCAAGGCATAAAGGGCTcttgctcctgctgctgctactTTGTAGCTGAGCTAATAAGTCTAAGTGGCTATTTCAGCTGGGTGTGGAATGATTGGATTGTGAGGCTCTTTACAAGGTTCACGTTTCAAAAAGCCAGGGGCAGATTAGCAAAACGAAGCCAATTCCATTATCCGTTTCCGTCGCTGAGTCTCATTTCTCAAAAGTCCCAGCAAAGACTGGCTACTCCTCCTAACGTCCCTCCATTCCTCACAGCCCCAATAACCCTGTAATTATCCAGCCAGGAGCCCTCGAGCCACGTCCTGCGACATCCAGGCAAAGTACAGTCATTTACTTCCCGTTTCAAAAAACTAGATTCAGGCAGAAATAGCTTAGAGAACGCTTCCGGATAATTCTTGAACTAACGCCACCAAATGAACTTCTGAAATCATTccctattataccacagttagttccgatcctgcatccatccatctgattggctgagaggcgttttataagtgacgttatcagccagtaatgcactgtaaccaaagctctccatgtattactccataTCCACCACATACAGGGAACCTACCAACGATGcaacgcttacaaaccaaatacaaacctaAGCAATGTCATTATTTATACACCACTAggagctgctggatcccatagaggcacagtgcagaaacaccatgtctccaatataagtcccacaaataaataaataagcccagcgatttgaaaatacacattattacacacattatcagccaccaacaTCAGTTTAAGAGTTATTACGCTACGCTTAGTAGACCTCATGCCTATGACTgtatcacagcagtgccaatattacatgttatagcacgaaccttgagtgcaTTATTGCCTAATTATGGATTTAAAAAAAGTGGAGCAATTGTCACTGATGGTGATTATATGAGAAAAAAAGTTGAGTTACGGTTAgcttaaaatcataaaaaggtGCTATACAATATTGAATTGACTATAACAGGGTATCTGCAGCTATAGGTGAATTCAATTTAAGACGTTTTCAGACCTTTTCAGACTTTTaaagttgttctattttatctacagctgtggaaaaaattaagagaacacttcagtttctgaatcagttactctgattCTGCTacttacaggtatatgtttgagtatttatttgcagaaaatgaaataaaaataaaaatagttattttgaatctttaagactttttaagcaTGTCGTCACTCTACTGCTGTTGAAAATGTCTTGAGCTCTTTTACTGGgtcaatgaaaaattaaaatagggacaacataatgtttaaaaaaatttattttaCCATAAGCAACTCTTTATTAAAATCAAATAGTGATTGTGTCGGGTTTAGTCAACTACATAAGAAAATGTCACAAAAtggtttatatttgtttaatatatattatattatttgaatataattaaataaaatacaaaacctGATGAGAAAACACACAATAGAAATGTGTGATACAGCAAGTTCAGAAAGAAAAAGCAACTGAATGGAAAATGCTCTTTGTTATATTCTATAACTGTGTTATATATGCTGTAATTTCATTTAAACAACATAAAGTTGATGTAATAAAGAGTAAACTAATACAAATCACCTAAAAAGGACACAGCTTCAttcctttcatttcatttataCAGGAACCCCctttaaaagtattggaacagtgaggcctaTTTCCATTTATTTCTGATGTAGACTGCAAACAATTTGAATTTGACAGTAAAAGATGATTATAAGatttacaaatatgcttcttgttcctgtcttttgtaagtagcacaaaAGTCGTTGGGTGtaaaaatttattttgtttttttattacactaCAATTTTTACTATGTTAGaaatttactttcatttttgattattttaacatttaaatgcattatttaacactttatcctatattttacttatatttatattttcctaatttaaatacatgttaattgttatattaatgtattacctatatatatatatatatatatatatatatatatatatatatatatatatatatatatatatatatatatatatttttttttttttttttttaccaatttagtaatttaatttaagttacatgatacattgcactttaagtgaactactgtaacagatgttttcaacacactttgctaaaaatgtacaaaagcatatttagaaaaaaaaaatattttagaagtatattaaattacattaaactaaaagtgtactttatagtagtttattcatttaaaatacattatattgtaatttttaaaaagtatcttttaagtatatttacagcatacttatacatttctcaatatgttttaagtacaattaagaatatattttttttcaccagggctattaaaatgttataaacagGGTGTCTCGGAGGGTGGGTCCATTGAAAGGCcagagttgaacagtcttatggcctgagggcaAAAGACTTTAGAACAACTTTGGAGTCTCTTCcttgagaagaaaaagaaagagaaacactTTGAGAGGGAAAGATTCTGCAAATAGTTAAACGATAAATAGGTTAAACAGCATAAAAACTAGTGAGGAATGTAGAGTTTTAGTAAAGAAAGCTGCAGAGGCTGAAGCTTTCTGTTGTTTTCCTCAGGAAGACAATGGAGCTATCAGAAAGCAGCCGAGCTCAAAATACCCTCCTCCCTTCAGTTTGTGGCATTTTAAAGTTCACAGGACGAGCGAGGAGTCACAAGGCCTCCGTTTCTCCGGACGGGGAAAATGTGAAGCACATGATCGCATGCTCCCGTACGCCCTGAACCGGCACGGAGGGACCTGTATCCCGGGGCAGGGGTCCCGCATGATGCGCCTGCTATTTATAGACTCTGTCAGAAGCTCCTACATAACACCAGGACCCAGAGGAGATCAGGACAAGGAAGCAGAACAGTAGACCATTTCCCCTCGTTTTCCCCTCGTTTTCCCTTCCCTTTCCATTCGCTTCATCTAATAGTATCTCACTCACTGAATTAAAAGAAAAGCTTCAACAGGTTCTTTGAGGGATGCAGTTGGTAAAGTTCATGTACAGTAAAATTATTTAGTATTCAAAGTCAGTTTTatgagttagagtcacctggaattcaggctttcagttaacagctgtgctgaactcatcaagagttcatTATTAATTGAATTTAAAGTctattaataaagtgtttgagagcatcagttgtaaagtagtgaagaggtagagttacaggtatacataGCTCTAGAATAATAGCTCTATGTccccttttatttaaaaaaagtataccTAAATTAGGCTAAAATAGTTCTTTACTTAAGTTGTGTTATTTCGGAACCacttatttgtacttaattaATACTTGTTAATAATTAAAACGATATAAATGtgcactaaatttatactgagtatattttagtaatatgtaattttttccactatttaatacaatttcaGTATATTTGCATAAGCTGCCCAACGGacctttaaaaatgaattaaaagaatGATTAAAGTATAGATTTAACACAACATTTACCTAATTATTCTATTGTACTGTCATTG
This genomic interval from Astyanax mexicanus isolate ESR-SI-001 chromosome 1, AstMex3_surface, whole genome shotgun sequence contains the following:
- the rgs3a gene encoding regulator of G-protein signaling 3a isoform X6, whose translation is MPVSKMLEPKLDEQCDLGARRRPSEDEHSLGSPSDAPATTASSPHPSELLTPLEETRHLVPPTPPPSTEGEDGKSNEGSLSEIWKSVDKEYRGEEEELEEEEEVVRKTLAEGMDEEEEEEEEEEEEREEDGEETCKLEERQLLLQVDEDNASDAPDTNAPPSSSSSSFVIPELRLDRSFSADALSSPATDEEYEEDDEDEEEEEEEEEEDSDDNFLERRDSKRRSMVEGVSCEKHGGTGGLSVQNSLRRRTHSEGSLLQDPRGTCFTSDNAINCLEASSGHKGGWTLPSPKTLKKELTKNGGSMHQLCMLFSGRKLSAGSECSCDVGPEGTKKKKSKNLAKDMKNRLAFLRRRNESPGSTPAGKLDKTMKSSVKPTPEEALKWGESLDKLLVHKYGLAAFRAFLRTEFSEENLEFWLACEDYKKIKSQSKMASKAKKIFAEYIAIQSCKEVNLDSYTREHTKENLQNITRSCFDLAQRRIYGLMEKDSYPRFLRSELYMDLVNQKKASTTSTASSS
- the rgs3a gene encoding regulator of G-protein signaling 3a isoform X7, giving the protein MMLEPKLDEQCDLGARRRPSEDEHSLGSPSDAPATTASSPHPSELLTPLEETRHLVPPTPPPSTEGEDGKSNEGSLSEIWKSVDKEYRGEEEELEEEEEVVRKTLAEGMDEEEEEEEEEEEEREEDGEETCKLEERQLLLQVDEDNASDAPDTNAPPSSSSSSFVIPELRLDRSFSADALSSPATDEEYEEDDEDEEEEEEEEEEDSDDNFLERRDSKRRSMVEGVSCEKHGGTGGLSVQNSLRRRTHSEGSLLQDPRGTCFTSDNAINCLEASSGHKGGWTLPSPKTLKKELTKNGGSMHQLCMLFSGRKLSAGSECSCDVGPEGTKKKKSKNLAKDMKNRLAFLRRRNESPGSTPAGKLDKTMKSSVKPTPEEALKWGESLDKLLVHKYGLAAFRAFLRTEFSEENLEFWLACEDYKKIKSQSKMASKAKKIFAEYIAIQSCKEVNLDSYTREHTKENLQNITRSCFDLAQRRIYGLMEKDSYPRFLRSELYMDLVNQKKASTTSTASSS
- the rgs3a gene encoding regulator of G-protein signaling 3a isoform X8 — encoded protein: MLEPKLDEQCDLGARRRPSEDEHSLGSPSDAPATTASSPHPSELLTPLEETRHLVPPTPPPSTEGEDGKSNEGSLSEIWKSVDKEYRGEEEELEEEEEVVRKTLAEGMDEEEEEEEEEEEEREEDGEETCKLEERQLLLQVDEDNASDAPDTNAPPSSSSSSFVIPELRLDRSFSADALSSPATDEEYEEDDEDEEEEEEEEEEDSDDNFLERRDSKRRSMVEGVSCEKHGGTGGLSVQNSLRRRTHSEGSLLQDPRGTCFTSDNAINCLEASSGHKGGWTLPSPKTLKKELTKNGGSMHQLCMLFSGRKLSAGSECSCDVGPEGTKKKKSKNLAKDMKNRLAFLRRRNESPGSTPAGKLDKTMKSSVKPTPEEALKWGESLDKLLVHKYGLAAFRAFLRTEFSEENLEFWLACEDYKKIKSQSKMASKAKKIFAEYIAIQSCKEVNLDSYTREHTKENLQNITRSCFDLAQRRIYGLMEKDSYPRFLRSELYMDLVNQKKASTTSTASSS
- the rgs3a gene encoding regulator of G-protein signaling 3a isoform X5, giving the protein MGNLSDRAVSKKRFVRSADSLQKHLLSDCTEYSDCAEKCDCLLSLEAYSVEQKRRVCQCLSDSIEKQLQLQRRENFGPPEQMLEPKLDEQCDLGARRRPSEDEHSLGSPSDAPATTASSPHPSELLTPLEETRHLVPPTPPPSTEGEDGKSNEGSLSEIWKSVDKEYRGEEEELEEEEEVVRKTLAEGMDEEEEEEEEEEEEREEDGEETCKLEERQLLLQVDEDNASDAPDTNAPPSSSSSSFVIPELRLDRSFSADALSSPATDEEYEEDDEDEEEEEEEEEEDSDDNFLERRDSKRRSMVEGVSCEKHGGTGGLSVQNSLRRRTHSEGSLLQDPRGTCFTSDNAINCLEASSGHKGGWTLPSPKTLKKELTKNGGSMHQLCMLFSGRKLSAGSECSCDVGPEGTKKKKSKNLAKDMKNRLAFLRRRNESPGSTPAGKLDKTMKSSVKPTPEEALKWGESLDKLLVHKYGLAAFRAFLRTEFSEENLEFWLACEDYKKIKSQSKMASKAKKIFAEYIAIQSCKEVNLDSYTREHTKENLQNITRSCFDLAQRRIYGLMEKDSYPRFLRSELYMDLVNQKKASTTSTASSS